The following are from one region of the Flavobacteriaceae bacterium UJ101 genome:
- a CDS encoding 50S ribosomal protein L17 (Belongs to the ribosomal protein L17P family.) — MRHGKKINHLSRTASHRKAMLANMAISLIEHKRINTTVAKAKALQKYIEPIITKSKNDTTHSRRVVFSQLQNKEAITELFGSISQKVADRPGGYTRIIKTGFRLGDAAETAMIELVDFNEIYNTEKVAKKKTRRRGGKKTAKTEAPAAEATETKADEAAE, encoded by the coding sequence ATGAGACACGGTAAAAAAATAAACCATTTAAGTAGAACAGCTTCTCATAGAAAAGCGATGTTAGCGAATATGGCGATTTCTTTAATCGAGCATAAGCGTATTAACACTACTGTAGCAAAAGCAAAAGCTTTACAAAAATATATAGAGCCGATCATTACTAAATCAAAAAATGATACGACTCACTCTCGAAGAGTAGTATTCTCTCAATTACAAAATAAAGAAGCGATCACAGAACTATTTGGATCTATCTCTCAAAAAGTTGCTGATCGTCCAGGAGGATATACACGTATTATCAAAACAGGTTTCCGTTTAGGAGATGCTGCTGAAACAGCGATGATCGAATTAGTAGATTTCAATGAAATTTACAATACGGAAAAAGTTGCGAAGAAGAAAACACGACGTAGAGGAGGAAAGAAGACTGCAAAGACGGAAGCTCCTGCTGCTGAAGCAACAGAAACAAAAGCAGATGAAGCTGCTGAATAA
- the rpoA gene encoding DNA-directed RNA polymerase (DNA-dependent RNA polymerase catalyzes the transcription of DNA into RNA using the four ribonucleoside triphosphates as substrates; Belongs to the RNA polymerase alpha chain family.; KEGG: ran:Riean_0879 DNA-directed RNA polymerase subunit alpha), translated as MAILNFIKPDKVILIESNDFNGQFEFRPLEPGFGLTVGNALRRVLLSSLEGFAITSINIEGVEHEFSTIKGIVEDVTEIILNLKKVRFKQQVEGADNEMVSVSISKQEQLTAGDLGKFISGFQVLNPELVICNMDKSVNLNLTFTIDKGRGYVSAEENKKANTPIGTIAIDSIYTPIKNVKYAIENYRVEQKTDYEKLVFDIETDGSINPKDALTEAAKILIHHFMLFSDERITLEAEETAINDTYDEEILHMRQLLKTRLVDMDLSVRALNCLKAAEVDTLGELVTYNKNDLMKFRNFGKKSLTELEELVAQKQLTFGMDLSKYKLDE; from the coding sequence ATGGCAATACTTAATTTCATCAAGCCAGATAAAGTTATATTAATCGAATCAAACGATTTTAATGGACAATTTGAATTCAGACCATTAGAACCAGGTTTCGGTTTAACAGTTGGTAATGCTCTTCGTCGAGTTTTACTTTCATCTTTAGAAGGTTTTGCAATTACATCAATCAATATCGAAGGTGTTGAACATGAGTTTTCAACAATTAAAGGTATTGTAGAAGATGTTACGGAAATCATTTTAAATTTAAAGAAAGTACGATTCAAACAACAAGTAGAAGGAGCCGACAATGAAATGGTTTCTGTTTCTATTTCAAAACAAGAGCAACTTACAGCAGGTGATTTAGGTAAATTCATTTCAGGTTTCCAAGTTTTAAATCCAGAATTAGTGATTTGTAACATGGATAAATCAGTGAATTTAAACCTTACTTTTACAATTGATAAAGGTAGAGGATATGTTTCTGCTGAAGAGAATAAGAAAGCAAATACACCAATCGGTACTATTGCTATAGATTCGATTTATACACCAATCAAAAATGTGAAATACGCGATTGAAAACTATCGTGTTGAACAAAAAACAGATTACGAAAAGTTAGTTTTTGATATTGAAACGGATGGTTCAATTAATCCAAAAGATGCTTTAACAGAAGCAGCAAAAATATTGATCCACCACTTTATGTTATTCTCAGATGAGAGAATCACACTAGAAGCTGAAGAAACAGCAATTAATGATACATACGATGAAGAAATTTTACACATGCGTCAGTTATTAAAAACACGCTTAGTAGATATGGATTTATCAGTAAGAGCATTAAACTGTTTGAAAGCAGCAGAAGTAGATACTCTTGGAGAGTTGGTAACGTATAACAAAAACGACCTAATGAAGTTCCGTAATTTTGGTAAAAAATCTTTAACAGAATTGGAAGAATTAGTTGCACAAAAGCAATTGACATTCGGAATGGATTTGAGTAAGTATAAATTAGACGAATAA
- a CDS encoding formimidoylglutamase (KEGG: dok:MED134_04169 formiminoglutamase), with product MKFQLYNTEKVQTYISKREGETKLGENVQFVKTIEDLQKISAQYVVLGIPEDFGVRANYGVGGTQTVWNAFLSKFLNIQENQYQTGENIVLLGAFDFSEEYQQNPHDIKTLRNLVAEIDQNVSKVLIEIFKAGKTPIIIGGGHNNAFPNLKAASEGLNQKINCVNLDAHADYRILEGRHSGNGFRYAKEEGFLGKYYMIGLHENYNSQSLFDALNVDLSIDFILYEEIKIKEEITLREAFDKAKEFVKEKPVGIELDLDCIEGVLSSAMTPTGFSANEARQFIDYFKQEVDVAYLHICEGAYELENGQISSQTGKLISYFVSDFIKSR from the coding sequence ATGAAATTTCAATTATATAATACTGAAAAAGTTCAAACCTATATTTCAAAAAGAGAAGGAGAAACAAAATTAGGAGAGAACGTACAGTTTGTCAAAACAATAGAAGATTTACAAAAAATTTCAGCACAATATGTTGTATTAGGAATTCCAGAAGATTTTGGAGTAAGAGCAAACTATGGAGTAGGTGGAACACAAACTGTATGGAATGCTTTTCTAAGTAAATTTCTGAATATTCAGGAAAATCAGTATCAAACAGGTGAAAATATAGTTTTATTAGGTGCTTTTGATTTTTCAGAAGAATATCAACAAAACCCTCATGATATTAAAACTTTAAGAAATCTGGTGGCAGAAATTGATCAAAATGTCTCAAAAGTTTTGATAGAAATTTTTAAAGCTGGAAAAACACCTATCATTATAGGAGGAGGACATAATAATGCTTTTCCTAATTTGAAGGCAGCATCAGAAGGATTAAATCAAAAAATAAATTGTGTCAATTTAGATGCACATGCTGATTATAGAATTTTAGAAGGAAGACATTCGGGAAATGGTTTTCGCTATGCGAAAGAAGAAGGTTTTCTTGGAAAGTATTATATGATTGGATTACACGAGAATTATAATTCTCAATCGCTTTTTGATGCGTTAAACGTAGATTTAAGTATAGATTTTATTCTTTATGAAGAAATCAAAATTAAAGAAGAAATTACATTACGAGAAGCATTTGATAAAGCCAAAGAATTTGTTAAAGAAAAGCCTGTTGGTATTGAGCTAGATTTAGACTGTATAGAAGGTGTGCTTTCAAGTGCTATGACGCCAACTGGTTTTAGTGCGAATGAAGCTCGTCAGTTTATTGATTATTTTAAACAAGAGGTAGATGTAGCGTATTTGCATATTTGTGAAGGAGCTTATGAGTTAGAAAATGGTCAAATTTCTTCACAGACAGGTAAATTAATCAGTTATTTCGTAAGTGATTTTATAAAAAGTAGATAA
- a CDS encoding glycine betaine transporter (Energy-dependent uptake of glycine betaine in response to high salinity; Belongs to the BCCT transporter (TC 2.A.15) family.), giving the protein MSQNTRSDQKTFLGIKANGPVFITSLLIISTLVITTLIVGKPMEKWFADTQNTIANNVGWFFILLVNGILVFALFLGFGKFKDIRIGGKDAKPDFSTLGWFSMLFSAGMGIGLLFWSVAEPIFHFNSNPFVTDQENIIKAAKEAMGISFLHWGVHAWALYAIVGVALAFFTFNKGLPLTIRSVFYPLFGEKIYGPIGDVIDIISVIATLFGLATSLGLGVQQVNAGLEYLFGIENSTFVQVILIVVITFFATLSLILGLDKGIRILSEWNMRLAIFLLIFMLIVGPTLFLLKSFVQNIGHYIYEFFELSFWTNSYKGIGEETNWQNSWTVFYWAWWISWSPFVGIFIARISKGRTIKEFILGVLFVPTILTFLWITVFGGSAIYQELLGNHSITEAVNKNVATAIFYLLEQYPLTTFASILTVLLVASFFVTSSDSGSFVVDTLTSGGRHDAPKGQKIFWASMEGLIAAVLLIGGGLIALQTASILTGLPFAIILIILCFSLYKSLMDYIKEEKISK; this is encoded by the coding sequence ATGTCTCAAAATACACGTAGTGATCAAAAAACATTTTTAGGAATTAAAGCCAATGGCCCCGTTTTCATTACTTCTTTACTTATCATTTCAACCTTAGTTATTACCACTTTAATTGTGGGAAAACCAATGGAAAAATGGTTTGCTGATACTCAAAACACTATTGCCAATAATGTAGGATGGTTTTTCATCTTACTCGTAAACGGAATCCTTGTTTTTGCTTTATTTCTTGGTTTTGGAAAATTTAAAGATATACGAATTGGGGGAAAAGATGCCAAGCCTGATTTCTCCACACTAGGTTGGTTCTCCATGCTTTTTAGTGCTGGAATGGGAATAGGACTACTTTTTTGGAGTGTTGCAGAACCCATTTTTCATTTTAACAGTAATCCTTTTGTGACAGATCAAGAGAACATTATAAAGGCGGCAAAAGAAGCCATGGGAATTTCTTTTTTACATTGGGGAGTTCATGCATGGGCTTTATATGCTATTGTAGGTGTTGCTCTAGCTTTCTTTACTTTTAATAAAGGATTACCACTAACCATTCGTTCTGTATTTTATCCTTTATTTGGAGAAAAAATTTATGGTCCTATAGGAGATGTTATCGATATTATTTCAGTCATTGCAACTCTTTTTGGATTAGCCACTTCATTAGGGCTTGGTGTTCAACAAGTTAATGCCGGACTAGAATATTTATTTGGGATAGAAAATAGTACTTTTGTACAAGTTATTCTAATTGTAGTGATTACTTTCTTTGCTACTTTATCCTTAATTTTAGGTCTAGACAAAGGAATTCGAATATTAAGTGAATGGAATATGCGTTTGGCTATATTCTTATTAATCTTCATGCTTATTGTAGGTCCCACTTTATTTTTACTAAAATCATTTGTTCAAAATATAGGACATTATATTTACGAGTTTTTTGAACTCAGCTTCTGGACCAACTCTTACAAAGGGATAGGGGAAGAAACAAACTGGCAAAATTCATGGACCGTATTTTATTGGGCTTGGTGGATTTCATGGTCTCCATTTGTTGGAATTTTTATTGCTCGAATTTCTAAAGGGCGAACAATAAAAGAATTCATTTTAGGGGTTTTATTTGTTCCTACAATCTTAACCTTTTTATGGATTACAGTTTTTGGTGGAAGTGCTATTTATCAAGAATTATTAGGAAATCACTCTATTACTGAGGCAGTTAATAAAAATGTAGCCACAGCTATTTTCTATTTATTAGAACAATATCCTTTAACTACATTTGCTTCTATCTTAACCGTTTTATTAGTTGCTAGTTTCTTTGTTACATCATCTGATTCAGGTTCTTTTGTAGTAGATACTTTAACCTCCGGTGGAAGACATGACGCTCCAAAAGGGCAAAAAATATTTTGGGCTTCTATGGAAGGATTAATTGCAGCTGTTTTATTAATAGGAGGTGGATTAATTGCCTTGCAAACAGCCTCTATTTTAACAGGACTCCCTTTTGCTATTATTTTAATTATTCTTTGTTTCAGTCTCTATAAATCATTAATGGACTATATAAAAGAAGAAAAAATATCTAAATAA
- a CDS encoding UPF0754 membrane protein (Belongs to the UPF0754 family.) encodes MDFYLQLLFIPLIAGTIGWVTNKIAVLMLFHPKNPIKIIGIEVQGIFPKRQLDIANRIGEMVAENLLSHDVVKQKVFTTENINLVKNTIEAKLDTYLEYDLKETYPIASIFVSSKKRLQIKEKIVSEVDHTIADLQNNFETYLSEKVNIKEMVTEKIASLDSDEVNDLMTTVMKNELQFIEWIGAILGFLIGLIQVLIVNLV; translated from the coding sequence ATGGATTTCTATCTTCAATTACTATTCATTCCATTAATCGCAGGTACTATTGGTTGGGTAACGAACAAAATAGCCGTTTTAATGCTTTTTCATCCTAAAAACCCTATTAAAATTATAGGAATTGAAGTTCAAGGTATTTTTCCTAAACGACAATTGGATATTGCCAACCGAATAGGAGAAATGGTGGCAGAAAACCTATTATCTCATGATGTCGTAAAACAGAAAGTTTTTACCACAGAAAATATTAACCTTGTAAAAAATACTATTGAAGCGAAATTAGATACCTACCTAGAATATGATTTGAAAGAAACGTATCCTATTGCATCTATATTTGTAAGCTCTAAAAAACGACTTCAAATTAAAGAGAAAATAGTATCAGAAGTAGATCATACCATTGCAGATTTACAAAATAACTTTGAAACCTATTTGTCAGAGAAAGTGAACATCAAAGAAATGGTAACAGAAAAAATTGCTAGTTTAGATTCTGATGAGGTCAATGATTTAATGACTACCGTAATGAAAAATGAGCTCCAATTTATTGAATGGATAGGTGCAATTCTTGGTTTTTTGATTGGATTGATACAGGTTTTAATTGTAAATCTGGTTTAG
- the trmH gene encoding tRNA (guanosine(18)-2'-O)-methyltransferase (Belongs to the class IV-like SAM-binding methyltransferase superfamily. RNA methyltransferase TrmH family.; KEGG: rbi:RB2501_00151 tRNA (guanosine-2'-O-)-methyltransferase), whose product MIKKPTDEEIFDYLQQYLTEERKERILDILSRRTRHLTVVMEDVYQMHNTSAVMRSCEIFGIQDLYAISERHRLEMDKEIAMGAQKWVDLHSYDDREECLKDLRKKGYQIIATTPHNDSCYLDDFDVTKKSALVFGTERDGISPEIMKEADGFLKIPMRGFTESFNISVSAAIILQALTQKLMDSDVQWQLTEKEIFEKRLDWTKKSTRSVEQILERYLKEYQQEG is encoded by the coding sequence TTGATCAAGAAACCAACCGACGAGGAAATATTTGATTATTTACAACAATATCTTACAGAAGAAAGAAAAGAACGTATATTGGATATTCTATCAAGAAGAACACGTCATTTAACTGTAGTAATGGAAGATGTTTATCAAATGCATAATACGAGTGCGGTGATGCGTAGTTGTGAAATTTTTGGAATTCAAGATCTATATGCAATATCGGAACGCCATCGATTAGAAATGGACAAAGAAATTGCAATGGGAGCTCAAAAATGGGTGGATTTACATTCATATGATGATCGAGAAGAGTGTTTGAAAGATTTGAGAAAAAAAGGGTATCAAATTATTGCCACAACGCCTCATAATGATTCTTGTTATCTAGATGATTTTGATGTTACAAAGAAATCGGCTTTGGTTTTTGGAACAGAACGAGATGGTATTTCTCCAGAAATTATGAAAGAAGCAGATGGTTTTTTAAAAATACCTATGCGTGGTTTTACTGAAAGTTTTAATATATCCGTTTCAGCAGCCATTATTTTACAAGCGCTAACACAGAAGTTGATGGATTCTGATGTGCAATGGCAATTAACAGAAAAAGAGATTTTTGAAAAGCGATTAGATTGGACAAAAAAATCGACTCGCAGTGTGGAACAGATTTTGGAGCGATATTTGAAAGAATATCAACAAGAGGGTTAA
- a CDS encoding globin-coupled histidine kinase (Member of the two-component regulatory system GcHK/Anae109_2439. Autophosphorylates in response to oxygen availability, and then transfers the phosphate group to a conserved Asp residue in the receiver domains of the cognate response regulator Anae109_2439, resulting in its activation; Contains 1 histidine kinase domain.; KEGG: sru:SRU_1826 UJ101; Phosphotransferases with a nitrogenous group as acceptor) gives MGFLVAFVIVVFSIWMITKFVGKLKEEEALKVQNYVQVQRLLITSDETTPIEATEFYISFLNSVNLPIIILNEDGSYNLSVNVKDFIVNDSVRLRKKVSEMAKKYPPIKMKLPFGTQKMYYKNSELLDQLQLYPIILIVLIALFGLFTYWYYQTVKHSEQNYLWAGMAKETAHQIGTPISSLIGWLELLKMEDIDQMSVNEMQKDVERLTTIAERFSKIGSKTELERADIVDTTRKAFDYMSVRLSKNVSFEFESEVDYAEVALSEPLYGWVFENLVKNAVDAMHGKGELSVHLFEKENEVFIDVEDNGQGIPSSKHKEIFKPGYTTKKRGWGLGLSLAKRIIEEYHGGKISVYRSAPGKGTQFRIILKKV, from the coding sequence ATGGGGTTTTTAGTAGCCTTTGTTATTGTTGTATTTTCTATTTGGATGATTACCAAGTTTGTTGGAAAACTGAAAGAAGAAGAAGCCTTAAAAGTTCAAAACTACGTTCAGGTACAAAGATTGTTGATTACTTCAGATGAAACGACACCAATTGAGGCTACAGAATTTTATATTTCTTTTTTGAATTCCGTTAATCTTCCTATTATCATCTTAAATGAAGATGGATCTTATAATTTGTCAGTAAATGTTAAAGATTTTATTGTAAATGATTCAGTGAGACTTCGAAAAAAAGTGTCAGAAATGGCAAAAAAATATCCGCCAATTAAAATGAAGTTACCTTTTGGTACTCAAAAGATGTATTATAAGAATTCAGAATTGTTGGATCAGTTACAGTTATACCCCATTATTTTGATTGTTTTAATTGCTTTATTTGGATTATTTACTTATTGGTATTATCAAACCGTTAAACATTCCGAACAAAATTACTTATGGGCAGGAATGGCAAAAGAAACGGCACATCAAATTGGGACACCCATTTCCTCGCTAATTGGTTGGTTAGAATTGTTGAAAATGGAAGATATTGATCAAATGTCGGTTAATGAAATGCAAAAAGATGTAGAGCGCTTAACTACTATTGCTGAACGATTTTCCAAAATAGGTTCTAAAACAGAATTAGAAAGAGCTGATATTGTGGATACAACAAGGAAAGCATTTGATTATATGTCAGTACGTCTTTCCAAAAATGTTTCATTCGAATTTGAATCTGAAGTGGATTATGCAGAAGTAGCTTTATCGGAACCTTTATATGGATGGGTATTTGAGAATCTAGTAAAAAATGCAGTAGATGCTATGCATGGTAAAGGAGAATTATCGGTGCATCTTTTTGAAAAGGAAAATGAAGTTTTTATTGATGTAGAAGACAATGGACAAGGAATTCCTTCATCAAAGCATAAAGAAATCTTTAAACCTGGTTATACAACCAAAAAACGTGGTTGGGGATTGGGTTTATCTTTAGCAAAACGAATTATTGAAGAATACCATGGTGGGAAAATTTCGGTATATCGTTCAGCACCTGGTAAAGGAACACAATTCAGAATTATTCTTAAAAAAGTTTAA
- the K01436 gene encoding putative di- and tripeptidase DUG2 (Component of the GSH degradosomal complex involved in the degradation of glutathione (GSH) and other peptides containing a gamma-glu-X bond; Belongs to the peptidase M20A family; Contains 6 WD repeats.; KEGG: tth:TTC0133 amidohydrolase; In linear amides): protein MDKVQQFIQQNKPQFLNELIDLLKIPSISADPAYNQDVIECAETIAQRLRDAHIENVEVCETPGYPVVYGDKIIDPNLPTVLVYGHYDVQPPDPIDLWESGPFEPVIKKTEKHPEGAIFARGACDDKGQAYMHVKAVEAMIKTESLPCNVKFMIEGEEEVGSESLEHFVKNNKEKLKNDVILISDTGMISNTQPSITTGLRGLSYVEVEVEGPNRDLHSGLYGGAVANPINILSEMIASLHDENNHITIPGFYDKVIELSDAERAEMAKAPFDVEKYKASIGLSDIHGEKGYTTNERNSIRPTLDVNGIWGGYTGEGAKTVIASKAYAKISMRLVPDQDPEEITQLFMDHFLTIAPPSVKVKVTPHHGGHAYVTPIDNNGYLAAKKALDQTFDNEALPVRSGGSIPIVALFEKELESKSILMGFGLDSDAIHSPNEHFGVFNFYKGIETIPYFYKYYTELEINNK from the coding sequence ATGGATAAAGTACAACAGTTTATTCAACAAAATAAACCGCAATTTTTAAACGAATTAATCGATTTACTTAAAATACCTTCTATTAGTGCTGATCCAGCCTATAATCAAGATGTAATCGAATGTGCAGAAACAATTGCTCAACGCTTAAGAGATGCACACATAGAAAATGTTGAAGTTTGTGAAACACCAGGTTATCCTGTTGTTTATGGAGACAAAATTATAGATCCTAATCTCCCTACAGTATTGGTTTATGGACATTATGATGTACAACCACCTGATCCAATTGATTTATGGGAATCAGGACCTTTTGAACCTGTTATTAAAAAAACAGAAAAACATCCTGAAGGAGCTATTTTTGCACGTGGAGCCTGTGATGATAAAGGGCAAGCTTATATGCACGTAAAAGCTGTAGAAGCAATGATTAAGACTGAGTCTTTACCTTGTAATGTTAAATTTATGATAGAAGGGGAAGAAGAAGTAGGTTCTGAAAGTTTAGAACATTTTGTAAAAAATAATAAAGAAAAACTGAAGAACGATGTTATTTTGATTTCAGACACAGGAATGATTTCTAACACTCAACCTTCTATCACTACCGGTTTACGAGGATTAAGTTATGTAGAAGTAGAAGTAGAAGGTCCTAACCGAGATTTACATTCTGGTTTATATGGAGGAGCAGTAGCCAATCCAATTAATATTTTATCAGAAATGATTGCTTCACTTCATGATGAAAACAATCATATTACCATTCCAGGTTTTTATGATAAAGTAATTGAACTATCAGATGCTGAACGTGCTGAAATGGCCAAAGCACCTTTTGATGTAGAAAAATATAAAGCTTCGATTGGGCTATCTGATATTCACGGAGAAAAAGGTTATACAACCAATGAACGTAACTCCATTCGCCCTACTTTAGATGTTAATGGAATCTGGGGTGGATATACAGGAGAAGGTGCTAAAACTGTGATTGCATCAAAAGCATATGCTAAAATTTCTATGCGATTGGTCCCTGATCAAGATCCGGAAGAAATCACACAACTTTTTATGGATCATTTTCTTACAATAGCACCTCCATCGGTTAAAGTTAAAGTAACACCACACCACGGAGGCCATGCTTATGTAACACCTATTGATAATAATGGTTACTTAGCTGCTAAAAAAGCTTTAGATCAAACTTTTGATAATGAAGCTTTACCTGTTCGTTCAGGAGGAAGTATTCCTATTGTAGCTTTATTTGAAAAAGAATTAGAATCTAAATCAATTTTAATGGGATTCGGATTAGATTCAGATGCTATTCATTCACCTAATGAACATTTTGGAGTATTCAATTTCTATAAAGGAATTGAAACCATTCCATATTTTTATAAATATTATACAGAATTAGAAATAAACAATAAATAA
- the ENO|eno gene encoding phosphopyruvate hydratase (Catalyzes the reversible conversion of 2- phosphoglycerate into phosphoenolpyruvate. It is essential for the degradation of carbohydrates via glycolysis; Belongs to the enolase family.; KEGG: psd:DSC_10685 enolase), whose protein sequence is MSIIAAIHARQILDSRGNPTVEVDVITEDMVMGRAAVPSGASTGEHEAVELRDGGDRYMGKGVMKAVENVNDVIAPELVGMSVFEQNLIDKMMIELDGTDNKGKLGANAILGVSLATAKAAANTLGLPLYRYVGGVSANTLPVPMMNIVNGGSHSDAPIAFQEFMVMPVKADSFSDAIRMGTEVFHHLKKVLHDRGLSTAVGDEGGFAPAFEGTEDALDTVIKAIENAGYKPGYEIMIALDCAASEFYVDGKYDYTKFEGEGAKIRTSAEQVAYLAELAEKYPIISIEDGMDENDWDGFKQLTDKIGDKIQIVGDDLFVTNPEILARGIESGTANSILIKVNQIGTLSETIAAVQMAQKAGYTTVMSHRSGETEDNTIADLAVALNTGQIKTGSASRSDRMAKYNQLLRIEEILDDTAIYPQKKAFNVKF, encoded by the coding sequence ATGAGTATTATTGCTGCAATTCACGCAAGACAAATCCTTGACTCAAGAGGAAATCCTACTGTTGAAGTAGACGTTATTACAGAAGATATGGTTATGGGTAGAGCCGCAGTTCCTTCCGGAGCTTCTACAGGTGAGCACGAAGCAGTTGAACTACGTGACGGAGGTGACCGTTATATGGGGAAAGGCGTAATGAAAGCTGTTGAAAATGTAAACGATGTGATTGCTCCTGAATTAGTAGGAATGTCTGTTTTTGAACAAAATTTGATTGACAAAATGATGATTGAATTGGATGGAACAGATAACAAAGGTAAATTAGGTGCTAATGCTATTTTAGGAGTTTCTTTGGCGACAGCTAAAGCAGCTGCCAATACGTTAGGATTACCTTTATATCGTTATGTTGGAGGTGTTTCAGCCAATACATTACCAGTTCCTATGATGAATATTGTAAACGGTGGGTCTCATTCAGATGCACCTATTGCATTTCAAGAATTTATGGTAATGCCTGTTAAAGCAGATTCTTTCTCAGACGCTATTCGTATGGGAACAGAAGTATTCCATCATTTAAAGAAAGTATTACATGATCGTGGTTTATCAACTGCAGTAGGAGATGAGGGAGGATTCGCACCTGCCTTTGAAGGAACGGAAGACGCTTTAGATACTGTAATTAAAGCGATTGAAAACGCAGGGTATAAACCTGGATATGAAATTATGATTGCTTTAGATTGCGCTGCTTCTGAATTTTATGTAGATGGGAAGTATGATTATACAAAATTTGAAGGTGAAGGGGCTAAAATCCGTACTAGTGCAGAACAAGTAGCGTATTTAGCAGAATTAGCTGAAAAATATCCTATTATTTCTATTGAAGATGGAATGGATGAGAATGATTGGGATGGTTTCAAACAATTAACCGATAAGATTGGAGATAAAATTCAAATTGTAGGAGATGATTTATTCGTAACAAATCCAGAAATTTTAGCAAGAGGAATCGAATCAGGTACTGCTAATTCAATTTTGATTAAAGTAAATCAAATTGGAACACTTTCTGAAACGATTGCAGCTGTACAAATGGCTCAAAAAGCAGGTTATACAACTGTAATGTCACACCGTTCAGGAGAAACGGAAGATAATACTATCGCTGACTTAGCTGTAGCCTTAAATACCGGACAAATTAAAACGGGTTCTGCATCTCGTTCAGATCGTATGGCAAAATACAATCAATTATTAAGAATTGAAGAAATTTTAGATGATACGGCTATTTATCCACAGAAGAAAGCTTTTAATGTGAAGTTTTAA